In Synechococcus sp. KORDI-100, a single window of DNA contains:
- a CDS encoding DUF6761 family protein produces the protein MTALDDPEAIRHFQSICDACQELTDRYHSPSELRIYADGYLHALRRSATLDPRVLHRLEQLIDRWILDPSSFIGPDGDVSTLYMRRPEAF, from the coding sequence ATGACGGCACTTGATGATCCTGAGGCTATCCGTCATTTCCAGTCGATTTGTGATGCCTGCCAGGAGCTGACCGACCGCTATCACTCTCCCTCCGAACTGCGTATCTACGCGGATGGGTATCTGCATGCATTGCGTCGATCGGCCACCCTCGACCCCAGAGTCCTGCATCGATTGGAACAGCTGATCGATCGTTGGATTCTTGATCCGTCCAGCTTTATCGGTCCCGATGGAGATGTCAGCACGCTGTACATGCGTCGCCCCGAGGCGTTCTGA
- the grxD gene encoding Grx4 family monothiol glutaredoxin, producing the protein MDASTRSRIEELVQSSPIFVFMKGSKLMPQCGFSNNVVQILHSLGVSFETFDVLSDPEIRQGIKEFSSWPTIPQVYVKGEFIGGSDILIEMYNAGELKEKLEIALAS; encoded by the coding sequence ATGGACGCTTCCACCCGCAGCCGCATCGAAGAGCTGGTTCAATCCAGCCCGATCTTCGTGTTCATGAAGGGATCAAAATTGATGCCCCAGTGCGGCTTCTCGAACAACGTCGTCCAGATTCTCCACTCGCTTGGCGTCAGCTTTGAGACCTTCGACGTCCTCTCCGACCCTGAGATTCGTCAGGGAATCAAAGAATTTTCGAGTTGGCCAACGATTCCTCAGGTGTACGTGAAAGGTGAATTCATCGGCGGCTCCGACATCCTGATCGAGATGTACAACGCCGGTGAGCTCAAGGAGAAGCTGGAAATCGCCCTGGCAAGCTGA
- a CDS encoding BolA family protein, which yields MVQPSAVEAAIQRAIPDASVTVEDLTGGGDHLQVSVVSTAFVGLSRIKQHQLVYGALQAELASEAIHALALNTTVPDGSTPDTTTSN from the coding sequence ATGGTTCAGCCGTCTGCGGTCGAGGCCGCCATTCAGCGCGCCATTCCGGATGCTTCGGTGACGGTGGAGGACCTCACTGGAGGTGGGGATCATCTGCAGGTGAGCGTCGTCTCCACAGCTTTTGTTGGTTTGTCCCGAATCAAGCAGCATCAGCTGGTCTACGGGGCACTTCAAGCCGAACTGGCCAGTGAGGCCATTCATGCCCTGGCGCTCAACACCACGGTTCCCGACGGCTCAACCCCAGACACCACCACTTCCAACTGA